One Rubripirellula reticaptiva genomic region harbors:
- a CDS encoding PEP-CTERM sorting domain-containing protein (PEP-CTERM proteins occur, often in large numbers, in the proteomes of bacteria that also encode an exosortase, a predicted intramembrane cysteine proteinase. The presence of a PEP-CTERM domain at a protein's C-terminus predicts cleavage within the sorting domain, followed by covalent anchoring to some some component of the (usually Gram-negative) cell surface. Many PEP-CTERM proteins exhibit an unusual sequence composition that includes large numbers of potential glycosylation sites. Expression of one such protein has been shown restore the ability of a bacterium to form floc, a type of biofilm.), producing the protein MTVVTSEVTAELIAVTGGPQVDYNSALYRLDIATGTATKIGETGLKHVTGIAVEPTTGLLFAHRNDDITGVGELYRLDLQTASPTLIGTTGVRVPDISFGPDGNLYGWMEFGSENFFKEEVDDLVTFDLNNGSVTRVGESGIFTNQTGLAFAPNGSLFLKSGDIDASKPQADRVGHLYQIDPVTGVGTSIIALDAQPHNGLDFDASGQAYTFSRGNSGTLLQTIDFTTGHVTDLDVFDVQGITAIAFVTAVPEPSSLILISTVSVGLVMFRRRRS; encoded by the coding sequence TTGACGGTTGTTACTAGCGAAGTCACCGCCGAACTGATCGCTGTCACCGGCGGGCCGCAGGTCGATTACAACTCGGCCCTTTATCGGTTGGACATCGCCACTGGCACGGCAACCAAGATTGGTGAAACGGGGCTGAAGCATGTCACGGGCATCGCCGTCGAGCCGACAACGGGACTTTTGTTTGCCCATCGCAACGATGACATCACGGGCGTCGGCGAACTGTATCGCCTAGATCTGCAAACTGCGTCACCAACGTTGATCGGCACCACGGGGGTGCGAGTTCCCGACATCTCGTTTGGCCCGGACGGAAACCTTTACGGATGGATGGAGTTCGGCAGCGAGAACTTTTTCAAGGAAGAAGTGGACGATCTGGTGACGTTCGATCTGAACAACGGTTCGGTCACTCGAGTGGGCGAGTCCGGGATCTTCACCAACCAAACGGGGCTCGCTTTTGCTCCGAACGGTTCGCTTTTCCTGAAATCAGGCGACATCGACGCGTCCAAACCTCAGGCCGATCGAGTGGGCCATTTGTATCAAATCGATCCCGTCACGGGCGTCGGCACATCGATCATCGCTCTGGACGCTCAGCCGCATAACGGACTGGACTTTGACGCGTCGGGACAAGCCTACACGTTCAGCCGCGGTAATTCGGGCACGTTGCTGCAGACGATCGACTTTACCACCGGTCACGTGACCGACCTGGATGTGTTTGATGTCCAAGGGATCACGGCGATTGCCTTTGTGACGGCTGTCCCCGAGCCATCGTCGTTGATCTTGATATCGACGGTCTCGGTTGGCCTGGTGATGTTTCGGCGTCGCCGAAGCTGA
- a CDS encoding DNA translocase FtsK, translating into MSAIPIDSDENERQPNLVRDIAAIALVAITLILVVSVVTRSAADPIDEPMWPINQFYSPDVVVYPANASITNACGYWGALLSSMLFDAVGLASSLVIAGLGGVATALLIRGHLNAPVLRSLGGTITVLGAATAAGLSQTSIEGMPIVGSGGYLGAMTSTWLLEHFAPAGGWILTLTTLAVGLLITTDYALLYAGKKIVAKGAGVSRAGMQRAAGVLPAKRLRQPFTDLEEPITLDGESGEASAEESAAAALDVIDPDKPDANERHDGPKIKFNRTKRTGIAGAVAATAAGLAAAASDALSPSAPTESDEEVSDEYDEGDWDEEEEEEEVAEAPTREIEVEGEQLILRQDEAHPVSEPASQPKIRAPKQKSKRDPREEFLKTVKESAPNGFEDYQLPPLELLRQSDDISYDDQLEEVRRKAHILEKTFKEFNFNIRVVEIETGPVIAQYEIELEAGLRLSKITGLSEDLAIALRVPSVRIVAPIPGKNTVGIEVPNETRQVVMLRDVIEESDTRSAKMNIPVFLGKDVSGNPMVVDLAKMPHLLIAGRTGTGKSVCLNTIISSILMCCRPDEVRMLMIDPKMVELSGYGRLPHLMHPVITDMRKAEAILAWAVEKMEERYSLLAKAGVRHINSFNDLGREEILRRMEIDEEDGETDVPDKLPFIVIIADEMADLMMTAGKDVETHIIRLAQKSRAVGIHLILATQKPTVDVITGLIKSNLPARLSFQVASKTDSRVVLDENGADKLLGNGDMLFLWPGTSTLIRGQGTYLSDDEIDAVCAHCSQSEQNFVGELMELKVDAEGDGGDGTSMEAIKKRDELYDSAIEVVIREGRGSCSLLQRCLGIGYGRAAKLIDFMAEDGIVGEYNGSKAREVVMTMAKWNSLQGLDEDDGQVDDNEEEYDEDELESGDEEDDDEYEEVDEDAEEEYEDAE; encoded by the coding sequence ATGTCGGCGATTCCAATCGATTCAGACGAAAACGAACGACAACCCAACCTGGTTCGCGACATTGCCGCGATCGCGTTGGTGGCGATCACGTTGATTCTGGTCGTCTCGGTTGTGACTCGCAGCGCGGCCGATCCCATCGATGAACCGATGTGGCCGATCAACCAATTCTATTCGCCAGACGTGGTCGTTTATCCGGCCAATGCTTCGATCACCAATGCCTGCGGCTACTGGGGCGCGCTATTGTCGTCCATGTTGTTTGACGCGGTTGGATTGGCGTCGTCGCTGGTAATTGCCGGACTTGGCGGAGTGGCGACGGCGCTATTGATCCGCGGTCATTTGAATGCGCCGGTGCTGCGTTCGCTCGGTGGCACGATCACCGTGCTCGGCGCGGCCACGGCCGCGGGCCTGTCGCAGACTAGCATCGAAGGCATGCCGATCGTCGGATCGGGCGGTTATTTGGGCGCGATGACGTCGACCTGGTTGCTAGAACACTTTGCGCCGGCGGGCGGCTGGATTTTGACGCTGACGACATTGGCGGTCGGACTGCTGATCACGACTGACTACGCACTGCTGTATGCAGGAAAGAAAATCGTTGCCAAGGGAGCCGGAGTTTCTCGTGCGGGAATGCAACGTGCCGCCGGAGTTTTGCCAGCCAAACGTCTGCGTCAACCGTTCACCGACTTGGAAGAACCCATCACACTGGATGGCGAATCGGGCGAGGCAAGCGCTGAGGAATCAGCAGCCGCTGCACTCGACGTCATCGATCCCGACAAACCAGACGCAAACGAGCGACACGACGGGCCTAAGATCAAATTCAACCGTACCAAACGGACTGGCATTGCTGGCGCTGTGGCGGCAACCGCAGCCGGACTAGCGGCCGCGGCCAGTGATGCGTTATCGCCGTCGGCACCAACCGAATCCGACGAAGAAGTCAGCGACGAGTACGACGAAGGAGATTGGGACGAAGAAGAAGAGGAAGAAGAGGTCGCGGAAGCGCCGACTCGTGAAATCGAAGTCGAAGGCGAACAGCTGATCCTTCGCCAAGACGAGGCTCATCCCGTGTCCGAACCGGCCAGTCAACCGAAAATCCGCGCGCCTAAACAGAAGAGCAAACGGGATCCTCGCGAGGAGTTCTTGAAAACGGTCAAAGAATCGGCGCCGAACGGATTCGAAGACTATCAATTGCCGCCACTTGAACTGCTGCGGCAAAGCGACGACATCAGTTACGACGACCAACTCGAAGAGGTGCGCCGGAAAGCTCACATCCTGGAAAAGACGTTCAAGGAATTCAACTTCAACATTCGCGTCGTTGAAATCGAAACCGGACCTGTGATCGCACAGTACGAAATTGAATTGGAAGCCGGTTTGCGTTTGAGCAAGATCACGGGCTTGTCCGAAGACTTGGCGATTGCCCTTCGCGTGCCCAGCGTTCGGATTGTCGCGCCAATTCCAGGCAAGAACACGGTCGGTATCGAAGTTCCCAACGAGACTCGCCAAGTCGTGATGCTTCGTGATGTGATCGAAGAATCCGACACACGCAGTGCCAAGATGAATATTCCGGTTTTCTTGGGCAAAGACGTTTCGGGCAATCCGATGGTCGTCGACTTGGCCAAGATGCCTCACCTTTTGATCGCAGGTCGAACCGGTACGGGTAAATCGGTTTGCTTGAACACGATCATCAGCTCGATCTTGATGTGCTGTCGGCCGGACGAAGTTCGCATGTTGATGATCGACCCCAAGATGGTCGAACTGAGCGGCTATGGTCGGCTGCCGCACTTGATGCACCCGGTGATCACCGACATGCGCAAGGCCGAAGCGATTTTGGCGTGGGCAGTCGAGAAGATGGAAGAACGGTACTCGCTGCTTGCCAAGGCCGGTGTGCGTCACATCAACAGCTTCAACGACCTTGGCCGCGAAGAAATCTTGCGACGCATGGAAATCGACGAAGAAGACGGCGAAACCGATGTCCCTGATAAGCTACCGTTCATCGTCATTATCGCCGACGAAATGGCGGACTTGATGATGACGGCCGGCAAAGACGTCGAAACGCATATCATTCGGCTTGCGCAAAAGAGCCGTGCGGTCGGGATCCACTTGATCCTGGCAACCCAAAAACCAACCGTCGATGTCATCACGGGTTTGATCAAGAGTAACCTGCCGGCTCGTTTGAGTTTCCAAGTGGCGTCGAAGACGGACAGCCGCGTTGTGTTGGACGAAAACGGTGCCGACAAATTGCTGGGTAACGGTGACATGCTGTTCTTGTGGCCGGGCACCAGCACATTGATTCGGGGACAAGGCACCTACTTGTCGGATGATGAAATCGACGCGGTGTGTGCGCATTGCAGCCAAAGCGAACAGAACTTCGTTGGCGAGTTGATGGAGTTGAAGGTCGACGCGGAAGGCGACGGTGGCGATGGCACGTCGATGGAGGCGATCAAGAAACGCGACGAACTTTACGACAGTGCCATCGAAGTCGTGATTCGTGAAGGCCGCGGATCATGCTCGCTGTTGCAGCGCTGCTTGGGCATCGGTTACGGACGCGCAGCGAAACTGATCGACTTCATGGCCGAAGACGGAATCGTCGGCGAGTACAACGGCAGCAAGGCGCGCGAAGTCGTTATGACGATGGCCAAATGGAACTCGTTGCAAGGCTTGGATGAAGACGACGGCCAAGTCGACGACAACGAGGAAGAGTACGACGAGGACGAACTTGAAAGCGGTGACGAGGAAGACGACGACGAGTACGAGGAAGTCGATGAAGACGCGGAAGAAGAATACGAGGACGCGGAATGA
- the ispD gene encoding 2-C-methyl-D-erythritol 4-phosphate cytidylyltransferase, whose product MNDPSHQPPTLGSIAVIMPAAGSGQRFGSQRNKLFATLAGKPLWFRSAERLAESPLVGRIVMPVSESDQPAFENEFSDLVARLRIEVVRGGAERYDSVRAGLAAIGDDSEVRWIAVHDAARPLVSAGDLAAVFAMASQTDAAILGAPVPGTIRREIRLSDGILRTETVDRRDLYVALTPQVFSAGLLQRAYQKHNGRPATDDAELVERIGHPVSIVRGSADNLKITYPEDLAVAEAIYARSTKNNDA is encoded by the coding sequence TTGAACGATCCTTCTCATCAACCGCCGACGCTCGGATCGATCGCGGTCATCATGCCGGCGGCCGGTAGCGGGCAACGGTTTGGCAGCCAGCGGAACAAGCTGTTTGCGACCTTGGCCGGCAAGCCGCTGTGGTTCCGATCGGCCGAGCGATTAGCGGAATCTCCGCTGGTCGGCCGCATCGTGATGCCGGTTTCCGAGTCCGACCAGCCGGCGTTTGAAAACGAATTTTCGGACTTAGTCGCCAGGCTGCGGATCGAAGTCGTCCGCGGCGGTGCCGAGCGATACGACAGCGTGCGAGCGGGGCTGGCCGCGATCGGCGACGACTCCGAAGTTCGCTGGATCGCGGTCCATGATGCGGCTAGGCCACTCGTTTCAGCCGGCGACTTAGCGGCGGTTTTTGCGATGGCCAGCCAGACAGATGCGGCGATCCTGGGGGCACCGGTCCCGGGAACGATTCGCCGTGAAATTCGGCTTTCCGATGGAATTTTGCGAACCGAGACCGTCGATCGGCGTGACCTCTACGTGGCTCTGACGCCGCAGGTCTTTTCCGCCGGGTTGTTGCAACGTGCCTATCAAAAGCACAATGGGCGGCCGGCGACCGATGATGCCGAATTGGTCGAACGGATCGGCCACCCGGTCTCGATCGTTCGCGGCAGCGCCGATAACTTGAAAATCACTTACCCCGAAGACTTGGCGGTGGCAGAAGCCATCTACGCCCGTTCAACGAAGAATAACGATGCCTGA
- the tyrS gene encoding tyrosine--tRNA ligase → MPEFNLLDDLRWRGLIHQCTDEAGLAKLLASGCQTVYIGFDPTASSLHVGSLMQLMMLRRFQKAGHRPIALVGGATGMIGDPSGKSEERNLLSAQQLQENVDGVAAQMRMLLDFNGDNGALLLNNFDWMQGYSYLEFLRDVGKNFPVGAMMGKESVRSRLDSEAGLSYTEFSYMLLQAYDFVHLAKAHGCSIQAGGSDQWGNITAGIDLGRRMLGKQFFGVTAPLLTTSDGRKMGKTEKGAIWLDPERTSPYEFYQYWKTVEDADVMRCIAYLTEIDREEYDSLAQATTDDPGKRAAQIRLAEWMTKLLHGDEGLATAERASQILFGGEIGEATDASLGAIFADVPSQDVERDKLGGEGFWIVEALQSAGLVKSGGEARRAIKEGGVYLNNVRVSDEQQRLSTSDLASETVMVLRKGKRKYALLRFT, encoded by the coding sequence ATGCCTGAATTCAACTTGCTTGACGACCTCCGCTGGCGTGGCCTGATCCATCAATGCACCGACGAAGCGGGGCTGGCCAAACTGCTGGCTTCGGGCTGCCAAACCGTCTACATCGGTTTTGACCCGACGGCGTCTAGCCTGCACGTGGGCAGCTTGATGCAGTTGATGATGCTGCGACGATTTCAAAAGGCTGGCCATCGTCCGATCGCTTTGGTCGGCGGTGCGACCGGCATGATCGGTGACCCCAGCGGCAAGAGCGAAGAACGCAATCTGTTGTCGGCCCAGCAGTTGCAAGAAAACGTCGATGGCGTGGCGGCACAGATGCGGATGCTGTTGGACTTCAACGGCGACAATGGCGCGTTGCTGCTGAACAATTTCGATTGGATGCAGGGTTACTCGTACCTGGAATTCCTTCGCGACGTCGGCAAGAACTTTCCCGTCGGCGCGATGATGGGCAAAGAGTCCGTGCGATCGCGACTCGATAGCGAAGCCGGACTCAGTTACACCGAGTTCAGCTACATGCTGTTGCAGGCTTACGACTTTGTGCATCTCGCCAAGGCACACGGTTGTTCCATTCAAGCCGGCGGCAGCGACCAGTGGGGCAACATCACCGCTGGCATCGACCTTGGCCGGCGGATGCTGGGCAAACAGTTCTTTGGTGTGACGGCACCGCTGCTGACGACCAGTGATGGTCGCAAGATGGGCAAGACCGAAAAGGGCGCGATCTGGTTGGATCCCGAGCGGACCAGCCCTTACGAGTTTTACCAGTACTGGAAAACGGTCGAGGACGCAGACGTGATGCGCTGCATCGCCTACCTAACCGAAATCGACCGCGAAGAATATGATTCACTCGCGCAAGCGACCACCGACGATCCGGGCAAACGCGCCGCGCAAATTCGTTTGGCTGAATGGATGACGAAGTTGCTGCACGGCGACGAGGGTTTGGCGACCGCCGAGCGAGCATCGCAGATTCTGTTTGGTGGCGAGATTGGTGAAGCAACCGATGCATCGCTCGGTGCGATCTTCGCTGACGTGCCAAGTCAAGACGTCGAACGTGACAAGCTCGGCGGCGAAGGATTCTGGATCGTCGAAGCTCTGCAATCGGCGGGATTGGTCAAGAGCGGTGGCGAGGCTCGTCGCGCGATCAAGGAAGGCGGCGTTTACTTGAACAATGTGCGAGTCAGCGACGAGCAACAACGCTTGTCGACGTCGGACTTGGCCAGCGAGACCGTGATGGTGCTGCGCAAGGGCAAGCGAAAGTACGCGTTGCTGCGATTTACTTAG
- a CDS encoding DUF58 domain-containing protein produces the protein MSGQNEPDQTDELDELDQRLLKRVERAVASESAIEAASTPKFTVIAGVSAVLLAGMLFGASLWVLVAVAAGLLLGTNYYLAKIWATATVASRGGVENDEVKLGSRVSVELSFHNRSRIPVLWLLAEDLLPRWTADTEHPTLAVEGDRIGVLLLWPDETRKLEYKINCHRRGYFQIGPTVLETGDMMGLFRRYRVGTEPQYVTVLPEIVPLTSYEIGSRRPIGEIRMRENVMDDPTRLRGIRQWQIGDPMRSVHWAATARTGVLHSKIYEPSSIVGATLVLDLHESTNPTKHEPYRSDLAVTAASSIAAALHESGEPFGLATNGRDASDRVRDEGWAGDHRVRGMAAAAAAMREESDRLRPVLIPPSRGPVQFKEVHRTLARLERTSGLTFAEFLVECESRLSSETTMLVIVQETPPQTIASLVSLSRRGRAVAVIINTHDINDYSASAGPLIASRIPTFHLASKDAIAEVCRQTLVR, from the coding sequence ATGTCTGGCCAAAACGAACCCGATCAAACCGACGAATTGGACGAGCTTGATCAGCGATTGCTCAAGCGAGTCGAACGAGCCGTTGCATCGGAGTCGGCGATCGAGGCTGCTTCGACGCCAAAGTTCACCGTGATCGCGGGTGTCAGTGCGGTCTTGCTGGCTGGCATGTTGTTCGGCGCGTCGCTGTGGGTTTTGGTGGCAGTCGCCGCTGGGCTGCTGTTGGGCACCAACTACTACCTCGCCAAAATTTGGGCGACCGCGACGGTTGCGTCGCGTGGTGGAGTTGAAAACGATGAAGTCAAACTTGGTTCGCGAGTTTCCGTGGAACTGAGTTTTCACAATCGCAGCCGAATTCCGGTGTTGTGGTTATTGGCCGAAGACCTGTTGCCGCGTTGGACTGCCGATACCGAGCATCCGACGCTTGCCGTCGAAGGCGATCGCATTGGCGTCCTGTTGTTGTGGCCTGACGAGACTCGCAAACTTGAGTACAAGATCAACTGCCATCGCCGTGGTTATTTTCAAATCGGGCCAACCGTTTTGGAAACCGGCGACATGATGGGGCTGTTTCGCCGCTACCGTGTTGGCACCGAACCGCAATATGTGACAGTGTTGCCCGAGATTGTGCCGCTGACCAGTTACGAGATCGGCTCGCGACGTCCGATCGGCGAAATTCGTATGCGTGAAAACGTGATGGATGACCCAACCCGGTTGCGAGGCATCCGTCAGTGGCAGATTGGCGACCCGATGCGCAGTGTTCACTGGGCGGCAACGGCGCGAACGGGGGTGCTGCATAGCAAGATCTACGAGCCGTCGTCGATCGTCGGTGCGACGTTGGTGTTGGATTTGCACGAGTCGACCAATCCGACGAAACACGAACCGTATCGCAGCGACTTAGCAGTCACCGCGGCGTCATCGATTGCTGCGGCGCTGCACGAATCGGGTGAACCGTTCGGGTTGGCAACCAACGGACGCGATGCATCGGATCGAGTGCGAGACGAAGGTTGGGCGGGCGATCACCGAGTCCGCGGCATGGCGGCTGCCGCAGCGGCAATGCGAGAGGAAAGCGATCGGTTGCGTCCGGTGCTGATCCCGCCATCACGCGGCCCAGTGCAGTTCAAGGAAGTTCACCGTACGTTGGCAAGACTGGAACGCACTAGTGGATTGACGTTTGCCGAGTTTTTGGTCGAGTGTGAATCGCGACTGTCATCGGAAACGACCATGCTGGTGATCGTGCAAGAGACTCCACCGCAGACGATCGCCTCGCTGGTGTCGTTGTCACGCCGAGGACGTGCGGTTGCGGTGATCATCAACACTCACGACATCAACGACTATAGCGCGTCGGCGGGACCCTTGATCGCTAGCCGCATCCCAACGTTTCATTTGGCATCCAAAGACGCCATCGCCGAAGTATGCCGCCAAACGCTAGTTCGATAA
- a CDS encoding AAA family ATPase has translation MNQPATPIPSEKTAQIDSPAAVSELAKRIIGNVELAIVGKRKQLVLSLVTWLSGGHILLEDVPGVAKTMLARALARSVGCHFKRVQCTPDLLPTDVTGTSIFNQKTSEFEFRPGPVFTQILLADEINRATPRTQASLLEAMAETRVTVDGTTHTLKPPFIVIATQNPVDHEGTFPLPEAQLDRFMMRFSLGYPSMEEEMRMLELLQHTHPIDRLKPVATAAEIVAASNQVRKVHVDNRVRQYLLQIVNETRTHPDLALGGSPRATIALFRCAQAMAAIRGRNFVMPDDVKKIIDPVMNHRLIMRPESRLRKLTTEKILEEIVSEIAVPTIEAG, from the coding sequence ATGAATCAACCGGCAACGCCCATTCCGAGCGAAAAGACCGCTCAAATCGATTCTCCGGCCGCCGTCAGTGAGCTAGCCAAGCGGATCATTGGCAATGTCGAATTGGCAATTGTGGGCAAACGCAAACAATTGGTTCTGTCATTGGTGACATGGCTATCGGGCGGCCATATCTTGCTGGAAGACGTCCCCGGTGTGGCCAAAACGATGCTTGCTCGAGCCTTGGCTCGCAGTGTCGGCTGCCATTTCAAGCGGGTTCAATGCACCCCCGATTTGCTGCCCACGGATGTCACCGGGACCTCAATCTTCAACCAGAAAACCTCCGAATTTGAATTTCGCCCCGGCCCGGTGTTTACTCAAATCCTGCTGGCCGACGAGATCAACCGAGCCACTCCGCGGACCCAGGCGTCGCTGTTAGAAGCGATGGCAGAAACGCGAGTCACCGTGGACGGAACGACTCATACTTTAAAGCCGCCCTTCATCGTCATCGCGACCCAAAACCCGGTCGATCACGAGGGCACGTTCCCATTGCCCGAGGCCCAGCTTGACCGGTTCATGATGCGGTTCAGTTTGGGGTATCCGTCGATGGAAGAAGAAATGCGGATGCTGGAATTGCTGCAGCACACGCATCCGATCGATCGACTTAAGCCAGTTGCCACTGCCGCAGAAATTGTCGCTGCGTCGAACCAGGTCCGCAAAGTTCACGTCGACAATCGAGTTCGCCAGTACCTGTTGCAAATCGTCAATGAAACGCGAACGCACCCCGATTTGGCACTCGGCGGCAGCCCTCGCGCCACGATCGCGTTGTTCCGATGTGCTCAAGCCATGGCGGCGATCCGCGGTCGCAATTTCGTGATGCCCGATGACGTCAAGAAAATCATTGATCCTGTCATGAATCACCGCCTGATCATGCGTCCGGAAAGTCGCCTTAGAAAATTGACGACCGAGAAAATCCTGGAAGAGATCGTCAGCGAAATCGCCGTGCCAACTATCGAAGCAGGTTAA
- a CDS encoding response regulator, with the protein MMTPNLLVTDDDAAFRQVLCEALARRGFNVTEATDGQEAMDVLDHSEVHVCLIDFHMPRLTGLDVIRRLHTAGRVLPCVLMSADLNDEIRREAESMATYGVLAKPVRLKQLSDVVCRALADVYGWRPSM; encoded by the coding sequence ATGATGACTCCCAATCTACTGGTTACCGACGACGACGCGGCTTTTCGCCAAGTGCTTTGCGAGGCCTTGGCTCGACGGGGGTTCAACGTCACCGAAGCGACAGATGGCCAAGAGGCGATGGACGTGCTGGACCATAGCGAGGTTCATGTCTGCTTGATCGACTTTCACATGCCACGTTTGACGGGCTTGGACGTGATCCGCCGGCTGCATACGGCCGGCCGAGTGTTGCCGTGCGTATTGATGAGCGCGGACTTGAACGACGAAATCCGCCGCGAGGCCGAATCGATGGCAACGTACGGCGTGCTGGCAAAACCCGTCCGGCTAAAACAGCTAAGCGACGTGGTTTGCAGAGCCCTGGCCGATGTCTATGGCTGGCGGCCCTCGATGTAA
- a CDS encoding glutamate ligase domain-containing protein: MRHGINQTPSNATNDSVRHQLEAGSPVSLRRTLPAARLTVSEDVQITSVADSPATAQPGDLIVYRIGKDDPAKLVAQAMARGAAAILTEQLLPCPVAQCIVGDVDLAMASITAEMLGRPDRKVLTIGVIGSAGKTTTSLLLSTLLRSSGVRAGFQTDLGSHDGVVQVTAPESIASGAELVAWIGEAADAGSQAVVIELSDDEARYGHYDSVEFDMVVVTGSAISGNDFGPNGLECVLDRLADDGVVVAPADDPRAMRVIEDHDVRYVSYGVRKAADVTAKIIDHAGGMTTLLVTYHDTTAVMETSLCGGAMAANHAAAIAVGLLLDQPLYEAIEKISTLRTVPGRGQRLARYGHASVVMDVAGTPERAAASLRTFRSMKGAGRLWCVMAVDCGEQPEILAHYGNLIERFADHAIVTAQPATRKSFMPASHAVLDGVEKCAAMRLVADRSRAIKWAISEAGPNDTILVMTGERSQTAKAGRTDLQKLEKMIEGEWDKADEANPKPSLKIFG, from the coding sequence ATGCGTCACGGGATTAACCAAACCCCTTCCAATGCGACTAACGATTCGGTTCGTCATCAGCTTGAAGCCGGATCTCCCGTCTCTCTCCGCCGCACGCTGCCGGCCGCTCGTCTGACCGTTTCGGAAGATGTGCAAATCACATCGGTCGCCGACTCGCCAGCGACTGCCCAGCCTGGTGACTTGATCGTTTACCGAATTGGAAAAGATGATCCTGCCAAATTAGTCGCCCAGGCGATGGCTCGTGGTGCCGCCGCAATCTTGACCGAACAACTGCTTCCCTGCCCTGTGGCACAGTGCATCGTGGGCGATGTCGATTTGGCGATGGCGTCCATCACCGCCGAAATGCTCGGCCGTCCTGATCGCAAAGTGCTGACGATCGGCGTGATTGGTTCGGCAGGCAAAACAACGACGTCATTGTTGTTGTCAACGCTGTTGCGATCGAGCGGCGTTCGTGCTGGTTTTCAGACCGACCTTGGCTCTCACGATGGAGTCGTGCAAGTGACTGCACCGGAGTCGATTGCCAGTGGTGCCGAATTGGTTGCGTGGATCGGCGAAGCCGCGGATGCTGGTTCGCAAGCCGTCGTCATCGAACTTTCCGACGACGAAGCTCGTTATGGACACTACGATTCGGTTGAGTTCGATATGGTCGTGGTCACCGGATCAGCGATCAGTGGCAATGACTTTGGGCCCAACGGGTTGGAATGCGTGCTCGATCGGTTGGCGGATGACGGAGTCGTTGTGGCTCCGGCCGACGACCCGCGAGCGATGCGAGTTATCGAAGATCATGACGTCCGCTATGTGTCGTACGGTGTCCGTAAAGCAGCCGACGTGACGGCCAAGATTATCGATCACGCTGGCGGCATGACGACGTTGCTGGTGACGTATCACGACACGACCGCAGTGATGGAAACGTCGCTTTGCGGCGGTGCAATGGCTGCCAATCACGCCGCAGCAATCGCGGTGGGATTGTTGCTGGATCAACCGCTTTATGAAGCGATCGAAAAGATCAGCACGCTGCGAACGGTGCCTGGCCGCGGTCAGCGTTTGGCTCGGTATGGTCACGCGTCGGTGGTGATGGATGTCGCCGGTACACCTGAACGAGCGGCTGCTTCGTTGCGAACGTTTCGTTCAATGAAAGGCGCGGGCCGGCTCTGGTGCGTGATGGCTGTTGATTGCGGCGAGCAACCCGAGATCCTGGCTCACTACGGCAATCTGATCGAACGGTTCGCGGATCACGCGATCGTGACGGCTCAACCTGCGACGCGAAAATCATTCATGCCGGCATCGCACGCGGTACTTGACGGAGTCGAAAAGTGCGCTGCCATGCGATTGGTGGCTGACCGTTCGCGAGCGATCAAGTGGGCCATTTCCGAAGCCGGTCCGAACGACACGATCTTGGTGATGACAGGTGAACGAAGTCAGACGGCAAAGGCCGGTCGAACCGATCTGCAAAAGTTAGAAAAGATGATCGAAGGCGAGTGGGACAAGGCTGACGAAGCGAACCCCAAGCCATCGCTAAAGATCTTCGGCTAG